A region of the Mytilus edulis chromosome 11, xbMytEdul2.2, whole genome shotgun sequence genome:
ATATGTATAATATGAATATACAATAAATTCATGGACCTCACATTTGTGCTTTCGTTATCCAGTATTCGTTTTATGAGGTTACATTATATTGCGTCGGAATCAGAGTTGACATGTTTATCCCTAGCCCAATTCGATGCATCCCTTGTCAAACTTTTTACCATGGAACCAAACAAGTGTTCTCACTAATGGCACGAGGGAACAACCTGTAACTCTGATCTTCTAAATGCGTAAACTGTGGTGAATCATATAAATAATCTTCTAGGGACTGCCCTGTTTACCTTTAAGAAAGAAATATTATTAGGATAAATCAGAAACATCAGTTAATCAGACGTTAAAGAGAAAGCTCTTGTTTCGAATTAACCATCTCATTTAGTCATGAGAATAAACCAACTCGCATAAACTGGCAAATTGAAACAGAACCTCCTGATGAAATGCTAATTCCAATAACACTTTTTATAACCATTATTCAGTCAACTCAATCTTCTTTAGATAGCTCAATGTCATAAGGAATAAACATATTTTCTACATGATTCTAAGTCGTTGATCttatattaagtttatttatatttaattcaatTATCATCGGCATTTTCCAATTCTATTTCATTCAGAATGATAGAGTGATAGAGTGCTCTTTATGATGCTTTATGCTCATTTATACAGGGTAGAAATTTTtattgtcgatattttacaccgATCTCAAACGTGATGCTAAATATGGTcaaattaaatgcataccaaAGTTTAAATAAATATAGCATATGACATGAACAACTTATTTCTAATTTAATGAGACAAGTACGCTTTTTGTTTAGGTCGAAGCGTTCGAAATTTCTTTGTACAATGATTGGCTGTTCCCGACTACTACCGATGAAGTATGCACctttcatattttataagtttaaaaactaatagcaaaataagtatatattgtttgaacaaaaatgtataataacaCTATATGTAATtgctaaaaatgtatatattttattcgatttaaaattcaaataaacgGTATGAAAAAAGtttgcgcatgtgtcaaacatatgtTATGGTAATTAGAACACTGATTTGTATACAAAGCAAAATAAGGAcgttatatttaatttaataatatttgtaaaatCATACTAATTATCTAAATGTCCATTTGTACTGCTTCATTatgattaaatgtttttttaaaacaatatcatcaTTAGTGATTGGTGTTCGCTTAACACCCACGTAAAAGACTTCAAATATACGGCCTACTGTCTTCGTATCATCATTCTGGTCGACTTGTAAGAGTATCGCAAACCCCGCCATGTGTACCAATTCATTCCATCTGCGAACGATGCGTGATCTCCAGCCAAATATCCGCCATTCAGATTGCTATGATGACAAGTCTTATGCCACCAAGCACCATGGAAATATTCAGCACAGTTTCCGTACCAAGTGTGGGGGTTGTTTTTCTGATCAGAAGTTGTAAATTTCATACCATTTGAGTAAGAAAGACTGTCTCCTATAATCAAGATTAAAACATATTGTCAATTACAATGGTAAACAGTGAAACCTATTTTAAGAGACCACTGATATTACATATTTACCTGCGTCGCCACTACAACCACTGacagatattttgtatttatctGTGTCGCCACTTTAACCACTGACATATATTGCATATTTACCCGCGTCGCTACTATCACAACTAACATATATTGCATATTTACATGCGTCGCCACTATAACCACTCACAGTTATTGCATATTCACCTGTGTCGCCACTATAACTATTGTAAGTTATTACATATTTACCTGCGTCGCCACTATAACCACTGACATATATTCCATGTTTACCTGCGTCGCCACTATAATCACTGACATATATTGCATGTTACTGCTTCGCCACTTTAACCTTTGACATATATTGCATATTTACCAGTGTCGCCACTATATCTACTGAAATATATTGCATTTTTTAAACGTCGCCACTTTAACCACTGACACATATTGCATATTTACTTACGTCGCCACTATTACCTCTGACAGATATTGCATATTCAGCGCGTCACAACTAAGACCTCTGACAGATATTGCAATGTTACCGGTGTCGCCACTATAACCACTGATAGATATGGCATATTTACCATCATCGCCACTATTACCACTTACAGATATTGCATATTTACCTGCGTCGCCACTATAACCACTGTTAGATATTGCATATTTACCTGCGTCGCCACTATAGCCACTGACAGTTAATGTATATTTAGATGGCGCATTCCCTATGGCAAAGGATTGATATTCTGCATAACGAGTCTCGTTATCAAAATCTTCTAAAACAACCCTAAGGGTGTATGTAATGCTGGATGTAAGTTGATGCAGTTTTGCATTtcctaaaacataaaaaaagataccaaaaacgACGGTACTTGTATAAAGAAAACTTCAAGCAAACGGCGACTTGTGTGAAAGCCATAAATTTTGGCTGTTACAAGAAAGAGCATCTATGTtagatacaaacaatttaatttttacgtTCTGAAAAGCTGTGACAGCAGATTTAAATATCCGTCCAAGCCAACCAGACTTTCAACTTAGAAATTATTTAAAAGATCACTTTACGGCCGAAAGGGTGATGTATCGTTTTCTTAATCTGTTGGAATTATTAACAACTTCATTTATGGCAAACTCGAGCATAGAGACACACTTTTATTCTGGACGTAAATGTTATTTTAGTaatttttggcattttatggcATGTTCAGTCAAAAATATGTTCGATTTTCTagaatatattttatcaaatgtcACCAACTTTATTTCTAAAACAACTCAACGGGAGATAACAAATGATAGGTAATGATGTTGTCTATCCTATACatatcttaataacgtgttatagacagaaacaatattacagtcattccttaaataatgtGTTATGGTATTCATGTATTTGTCTATtgaatttattactttttttactgTTGATGTTATCTATGGCAATATCcctgttgttttgttttaatatgtttGCAATTTTCTGactacatatatttatttgatagcTTCCGCCTTTCTTTTCAGTTGATTATTGATCGTTAATTTTTCATGTTATATCATGTCTttaattacaaaatgaaaatttatttgtacgacAAAGTGTGTAGATCATTTTTCAGATAATTGTAATACATTTACCTAGCCAGAATTCAGTCTCAATGTCACCAAATCCTAATTCAAACTCATCCCAATTTCTATAAAAGTCTACGTTACCATTTATTCTATTCTGGAATACCTGAAATGACAACAAGAATACATGCAAATGAGGGTCTGGTTGAGTGACTGaatatggaataatttaccattCCACGGGATACATTAATATGGGCtgttattttaataatataatgaacatatatcgggtacaagcctcattaagtcatgcttaagttctgaaatcttcacaattttagcatttgagttaaacacattttgttttaaatgtaagtGGACGGATTTGTTTTCAGTCTAAATATTTAAATCTAAGTTTCTTTCATTTTGACGAAGACCATCTGAAAAGTTACATATTATGGCATTTTTGGTGGATTTTTCACATTCAAGCTTAAACTTGAGCGTCTTTATTATCAGTTCTAATCTTTCACACATACTAATTGAATCGATTAAAGTAGACACTTTGAAGAAGATTTAAAAAGTGTTGAAAATCTTtaatcagatgaacctgaaaatTTTAGGCAAAAATCTGCTCTTCCAAGACTTACTCCATACTCTGCCATCATCCCAAACAGCTTATATTACAGGACACACCTATTATGTTTATTCATTTGATTAAGTTCTGAACATGCAATAAAAATTTGGAACTTTTTGCAACCAGCAATTAATAAATCAAGTAACTTATCTTTATCAGAACAGcggaagacaaacagacagaaagAAACGTTACAGATTGTCAAATGTTTTGTTGTCCTATATAGATGATTATTTACTATGATATAAAATACTATAAATAActatagaaaactaaatattaaaagatCATCCGATCTGTTTTGCAATATTTGTAAAAATGCCAATATAACTACAACCATATAAATTGCTCCTAATACGTAATATATGAACTGTTTCCATCAAATGCAATCTAAGGAAAATTCATTACGGAAAGCtccaaaaacaaacaacaaaatcaaatgacaaaatcaacagCTGAAACATGTCAATCGaaaagaaaacaactgtcatattcctgacaagtTCTATATACCCAAGATACCGATTATGTACAAATTAGACGTTTTAGAATATAacgcattctgggtaatattttcaaaagtataaaaCGAAACGTCTTGgttttttaaaaatgtcataaacaagtGAAATGttaccaatgacgtgacgttattttgattttgaataaaataaccCATGAATTTTTACATTCTGAAAGGGTCAATGTACTTACTGTCCAACCTCCGCCATCTGTAGTCATGTCACAGTAGACACTAAAACCACAACTATCTCTATTAGGGTTGATGGTGTACACTCCACTTAAACCTTTTATGTCACCGCAATCTTTTGGTGGAGCTGAAACATATATTAAGATAAGGAGATAGGGTTACGGTTGCAATGAGAAAATTATCCACAATATGTGATTGATTGTTGCCTGCTTAAAATACAGTGGCAATTTGTTTACTAGAAcgaataaaaaaagaatacaataggtaggtcctgtAATACACCGACTGAGATAAAGGTTAAAAAACTTGAATGCCACTGAAATATTATGTATACAGGATATCTGTTCATTGTTATTTGAAGTGTCCTCATGTCAAAAGACTATAGTACTTTCGCTACACGGCGCATCTGATTTATGATTCCCAACGTATCAAAGAtccccaaaattactagattagtgtaaaacatttgaaacagAAACAAACAACGGTATAATCTTTATGAACAAGAAGAAACGAAAAATACtatatataattaattcattTGCATATATACGTACGAAAATTATCTCTGTACAGAGTATTCCAGTGTAGATTTGTTTCATTTGGAGGACAACAGTTATAAGATAGGTCCATTCTGCACTCCATCAAAACTTTGTTATAACCCGAAGCACAGCAACCTTCGTTTGTGAAGCATGAATACGAACATTGCACTTCCGAGACACCTGTGAATAATCTAACATGTAAGTTATCCTTAATTTTCATCCCAAAATACTCTGTAAACGTATCAGCTGTCAACACAAAAGCGCAAAGAACTAAGGTAATAAGTAAACCGTAAGTCTTTGTAAGGAGGGacatctttttttgtattttacaacTTACAAATCGTCGTTGATGAACTATTGATAACACCACCGTTATTTAGACACTGCatttttaattgaatatgttTTGCAATTAAAACTACTTGTTTCAAATgtttgttaacaaatatcaacccCTTTATACATAATATCTAATTCCATTAATATTAAGtggtaatttaattttaaattcaatttatttaCATGGATGCTTGATCACATCCATTTAATTGTTTACTTATCTTTTAGTGGTGTGTTGAAGGGGCATCAGATAAGTTTGTCCTTtgcgtttttttgttgttttacattgATTTGACGCCAATCGCTACATTTGTATATCGCTTGAACAAACTGATATGTATTTATAAGATCGAAACTTATTCTGTAAAAACAATagaatttttatcaatattaaactATCCTTTTAAACCAATTCACTAACATATCTGTGATATTCAAGATACACATGTTTAAAAAATGTAGATCAGTTGATAACACATTAATAGTTAGATTTCATATTTAAGAACAATACCATTGTTATCAAAAAGAGACAATTTGATGGCCAGGAGGTGcgtttaataaaaagaaatgcgttagaataaaaaaaaacatgaaacgaAAATTAATGACAGTAatgttctaaaaaaatattatcgATTGATATCTTATTAAGAGTAAGAATCCATATTTTAGATTCATCATAATCTTGACCTTATCataactaatacattgttgacgacGCCGCTGCCGACACCCGCATACATATGTCTAACTTTTGACTCCGTCTGTAAAAATTAGTgtgtcaataataataataaattttatttgtaaaacgcTCCTCCTTATGGCCATCAAATTGTCTCTTTGTTAAGGACATTGGTagtaatataaaacatgaaaaacaaaaataggaTAGCAACAGACATCGCCAGTGATGTTTCGACAGTATACCAGTACAAAGGAACGAAGTATATAAATTATAAACTCCGCGTCACACGAATAAATCAAAGTCACAGGTGAGTTTTTAAAAACAGAATAGAATTGGTATATGTTTGACACGTACAAGATTTCACAATTTGTATTAagtttgtaattatgttattGTATGTATTACGCAACCatgataaatatattaaaatagaaTTATGTTCGTAAcggttttaattttttaatgtttgtCTTATAAATCCAAAATTGAATTAACATATGTGCACAAAGTAGCATTAAActtgaaataatataaatgtaatatatgATTCAGTATCTTAATTTTTGCATGCTATAGGAAATAACTGATAAAAGAAACttgtaatataaaacaaaacgaaGTAGAACCTAACATTAAACACAGTTCAAAACAAACgacataactcaaaaacactGAAGACGAATTACTCGACCATTCTTACAAATAAGATATCCGTTATATTACcgaaaatacagaatttatgccaCAAACGATAAAACATAGCACACTCTCTAACATGACTCACAAAAGAAACATCATAATTAAATACATGAGCATTGGATGTATGTTAACTGAAACACTTCGTATAGCATTGCAAATTCACTTCCGCCCTAATAGTAATATTTGGGAATAGTTCACGTTCGATATTTAGCAGACAATGATGTAGTCTATTATAGGTGATCGGGGACATGAGGTTTTGGCAAAAATACTTCGAGGTAAACCAAAAGAGTTTTCCGAACAAATTACCAGACCGGAaacaacaattaataaaaaagggTGAATTCATTCGTTCAAACATCAAATGAAACCTCTAAACCAACTGAAAATATAAACGAAAAATACAAGACAACCAGACATTCAACAGACAGATATGCGATAAAGACTCATGGTGCAACGGCTAAGGCTTATCAGGAACAGTCAGATCCACAAATTTCAAACACAGATATTTTAACAGCTCACGTGATTCAAACATTAGATTGCTATAGGCTGCAACTTCAATCAGACATTTTACATGAAGTTAGAAATGGACAATACAAAATTGAAATAGCACCCTCAGATTGAATAGATTTTGGTGGCcaaaaattatttgatatgacACATCAACTTTTCATACAACACCAAGGATAATTTGTGTTGATGTTTGATGGTAGATTTGGCTTACATAAACAATTAGAATATTATCCCAAGGGGGTTACTGCTGCATGTAAGAAGATGAAAAAGGAAATATAAACAGTCATATAATACCAGTAAATTATTAACCAAAACTagatttttttgtttcacaacTCTTAATTTAtacttataacaaaataaattgattGGTTGTATGTCATCCAAGACAGCAAATGCTTTGGATTAAcgttggattttacatattttcatccTCCAATTTGAATAATGTGCATCCTAATGATGCAAACTGGCgttaacaatttctttttttacataagaaTTAACGTTATAATATAAATAACAGTTTGTATAATACGATAATAAATATTTCTACCGCTGTCTTCTCTGTAATAAATAGACAGCGGTATATTCATAAGATTAAGTTAAACAATCTATCAGCAGATCAGATATTTCAAGGTTTCACAGAGAcatgatttgaaaacaaaaacataactgtCCGTTAATGATTTTATAAGTTTGTAAACTTTTGTTTCGTCGTAACTACACTCCCCTTCCTTttttgaatgtgacctaccaaattagactatttaccggatttgttataacattagcaacacgacgggtgccacatgtggagcaggatctgcttacccttccgtaacACCTAAAATCACCCCTTGTttttttgttgggttcgtgttgcttattctttggttttctataatgtgtgtgctattgttgtctgtttgtctttttcatttttggccatggcgttttcattttattttcgattaatgagtttgaatgtccctttggtatctttcgttcttCTGTTGTATGAACCTCCGTGACATCATAACGTGTATtgcagttgcattccaatgacatTGTTTGACCGTATGTGATCTGCggtctgttttttttatatgacaaacATGTCAGGCAGGATTAACTTCATTTTCTTAAGCACTAATCATCGAGCAAAAAATTTGATGTGTACATGAGTAACACACATAATCAACTATGTccaatgtcaatttcagcatagTCAGTGAATGTCACTTTCAGTTTAAAATTCGAATGCGTAGGACATATCTGACATTTTTGTGTTCTGTTTTTATCTGTTGAaattatgttataaaaatattataatttattgttGACCAGTCGCGATTCTTTGTTTGTGAATCCACTGTCTTTCAGAATGCGTGTTTTAATATTATTACGCGGGCTTTTAAGTACTTTAAATCGATAATAAATGCGTTATTGTGAGTTTTTCTGTCTTTCGAAGCAAACACAATATACAAAATCAATTGCAGCATAAACACAATAactgtgttttttgtttttaaatataagcTGTAATTGTACTCTGCTCGAAACAGAAGTAATAGTTCGATAAAGCTCGCATTACACCTGTTTGTCAGCCACATACACATACAATCGATATTCAAAGACACTACGCACTTAATGTCTATGTTTTATCATTATATATCATGTCTATGTGCAGCATATTAATAATAGTCTTCCGATTTCCATGTATGCATTACAAATAGTAATATAAGGACTATAATCATTAACATCACAACCTCGTTGAAACAAATATAGTGACTACAAGTCATTTTGGGTCAgtcattattttcataatttattgtAGCCATACTGATACATTGGGTTGATTCAATTTTGACCTATACTGATAATTCCGAAGACATTATGCCAATGATTCTCTGTGTTGCAACACACACAGACAAGTGTAAGGTAAATAGAAATTCTGAACCACGCAATTTTGTATTCCATGTTATATTGATAAACACCAGATTAATGAACTTACGTTGTCAAAATGTGTTTCAGGtttcaaaaaacttttttttctcttgtaCTATGGCACTTTCAAAACTAGATAGTATACTCTCAGAAACGAAAAGTCTGCAAGAAAGCAACATGTCAAACTGTAAAACTCGATTGAATAAATATTGATCAGATTATAACTTTAAAAAGAGACGTCAGCAGAAAATATTTTACCAATGTGGTACACAAACGAATGATAAAAAGAAACGGATAACAATAAAACATTTCCTTAAATTCACAAGCATTTGTTACTACCTTTCAGAAAGACACCACGAAGATGACAGAAACCTTTATCGAGGATATCAAACAGATGTTCTCCAAGCATGACAAAAAACAACACATTCATCTTGATACAGTATATTTCATAAATGGAACTGATAAACACAACGTGGAAATACAACACATGACAAATCAGGTCGTCATGTTTGCAAAGCAGCAATCGTCATGGGGCCAGAGAAGACCTATGCAATGGGTTCCGCTACAGTTACAAATCGCCAATATGAGAATGAAGAATATAAACATCATTACAAAGAAAGATCTCCTAAATGTAAACGAGCTGAATGACGATCATGGTTTAGAAGAAAGCCAGTTGGATGATTTCCTATTGGTCCAACACTCTCTTGGTAAGCTGATGTATTACAACCGAAATCGGTTAGACAACTACATCATTATTCACCCTCCTGCATTAGTAAACATATTGAGATCATTCGTTACAGATAAGAAGTTTTTTTCAGCAAAGAGGGATCTCAAATATATACTGCAAACATTGACCGACACCGGAAAAATCTACAAAACAGATCTTTTGAAGCTTTGGCAACAAAATCATTTACATGAATATATGCCAAAAAGTTCCATTCAATAATTTGTAATATTTGGATGTTCTGATTATTCCAAAGGCGAATACAGAAACTTCTGTTCATGATGTTTACCTCGTCCCATGCATGATCAAAGCTTCTAAACCATTTGGTATTTATTCCTTCGAGAGTCAAATACAAAGAACGATATGTTTAAGATATTCATTGTCTCTACATTCTATTCTTTCCGTATTGGCTTACAAAATACTTGGAGTAGCACTCAATGATTGGTCATTAAAAGATAAGAGTCGAACACCGTGTCTTTACCACAAGGCTTTACCACAAGGCTGCAGTGTTGAATGTGAACGAGGCAAATGAAATTAGAATATGTTTGGAAGACAATATAATTTTGATATCCTTTGCAAATCAGCAATCGTTGCTTGATATATCACCCGATATAGCAGGAAGCATACAATAATGTCTAACAAAGAATCTCCAGACGTCTCTCTTGTTCTATTATAACAGCTTTGGCGGAAAAAATGAGTCAAGGAAATGTGGCAGACCTATACACAATGTATATGTTGTCATGTATATCCTTAACACacaagatttgttttttttaatagtaattGACATGCATCTGCTATAACGTCAATCGAAGATTTGCATTAATATCCTAATTTACAGTAGAATAGCACAACTAGCTTATCTATCCACAAACACGTGAATGGTATATGgcaaagattataaaaaaaagagcAGTATAGATTGGATACAATTGCGTTTAACAAATATAgttttcttttaatagccttaTTACAAAGACGCCACGTTAACTTAACAGTAATATAAAGCTTCACCTATTCCGACAGGACAAATTTGAATCTAACCAGATAATtgcaatatatattatataatgtttttaCGACGCATAATGCTTTGGAACTATGAGTGTATAACAATAACGTACTTCCTTATTAAATTAAATGTCTGAaaatttttttttgggaaaaagtGATTAGCAACATGATAATAAAACACTCAATCAGGGATCATAACGTTTTTTTACTATCCACTATAATTTTTCAtgggattgattgattgattgttggttgctttacgccgcattagcacaaaaaggctatatcgcggcgagagctacatgtaattcgaatat
Encoded here:
- the LOC139494103 gene encoding fibrinogen C domain-containing protein 1-like; translation: MTTDGGGWTVFQNRINGNVDFYRNWDEFELGFGDIETEFWLGNAKLHQLTSSITYTLRVVLEDFDNETRYAEYQSFAIGNAPSKYTLTVSGYSGDAGKYAISNSGYSGDAGKYAISVSGNSGDDGKYAISISGYSGDTGDSLSYSNGMKFTTSDQKNNPHTWYGNCAEYFHGAWWHKTCHHSNLNGGYLAGDHASFADGMNWYTWRGLRYSYKSTRMMIRRQ